Proteins co-encoded in one Chitinophagales bacterium genomic window:
- a CDS encoding thymidine kinase, producing MFLEPKVKKGWIEVVCGSMFSGKTEELIRRLKRAKFANQTVEIFKPLIDNRYHKSDIVSHDANSIHSTPISSSQNILLLAQNVEVVGIDEAQFLDMELPNVCNQLANRGIRVIVAGLDMDYSGKPFGPLPQVLSMAEYITKLHAICMQCGNLANYSYRKKNIDEQVVLGEKDLYEPRCRSCYHKGDK from the coding sequence ATGTTTTTAGAACCCAAAGTGAAAAAAGGCTGGATTGAAGTAGTTTGCGGCTCCATGTTTTCGGGGAAAACAGAAGAACTAATTCGCCGTTTGAAACGTGCTAAATTTGCCAATCAAACCGTCGAAATCTTCAAACCATTAATAGATAACCGTTATCACAAGAGTGATATTGTGTCTCATGATGCCAATAGTATCCATTCTACCCCCATCAGCAGTTCCCAGAACATTTTGCTTTTGGCACAAAATGTGGAAGTTGTAGGCATTGATGAAGCTCAGTTTTTGGACATGGAGTTACCCAATGTCTGTAATCAATTGGCAAATAGAGGTATTCGAGTCATAGTTGCAGGTTTGGATATGGATTACAGCGGCAAGCCTTTTGGCCCATTGCCACAAGTATTGTCTATGGCGGAATACATCACCAAACTCCATGCTATTTGTATGCAGTGCGGTAATCTTGCCAACTATTCTTACCGCAAAAAAAATATAGACGAACAAGTGGTCTTAGGAGAGAAGGATTTGTATGAGCCTCGGTGTCGAAGTTGTTACCACAAAGGCGATAAGTAG
- a CDS encoding carboxypeptidase-like regulatory domain-containing protein produces MSKQLFIDNSRLIKKHFQNMRIFLLFALLTLLSYQDIAAQRLPVQLTGVVMSSDSIQPVFYATIRVPGTNRGTISDLNGYFSFVVAAGDEVVFSAVGYQKQKVRIPDGFKHDSYSIIQMMERDTILLNEAVVYPWPKPEEFKEAFLTLEVPDDDYQRAKRNLARETLAEIGEVMAMDGGENYNYRARTYSQNLYTAGQMQRQRIFEPLAWVEFIKALKRGDFKKKNN; encoded by the coding sequence ATGTCCAAACAACTATTTATTGACAACAGCCGTTTAATTAAAAAACATTTCCAAAACATGCGAATATTTCTGCTTTTTGCCCTCCTCACCTTGCTATCTTACCAAGATATAGCTGCTCAACGGCTACCTGTTCAATTGACAGGTGTGGTCATGTCGAGCGACAGTATTCAACCTGTTTTTTATGCCACTATCCGTGTGCCTGGCACCAATCGGGGAACAATCAGCGATTTAAATGGTTATTTTTCCTTTGTTGTGGCAGCAGGAGATGAAGTCGTTTTTTCTGCAGTAGGCTACCAAAAACAAAAAGTCAGGATTCCCGATGGCTTCAAACACGATAGCTATTCCATCATTCAAATGATGGAACGTGATACGATTTTGCTCAATGAAGCAGTCGTTTACCCTTGGCCCAAACCCGAAGAATTCAAAGAGGCTTTTCTAACCCTCGAAGTACCCGATGATGACTATCAACGCGCCAAACGCAACTTGGCGAGAGAAACTTTGGCTGAAATTGGTGAAGTAATGGCAATGGACGGCGGTGAAAACTACAACTACCGTGCTCGCACCTACTCCCAGAACCTCTATACAGCAGGTCAAATGCAAAGGCAACGCATTTTTGAACCCCTGGCGTGGGTAGAGTTTATCAAGGCATTGAAGCGAGGAGATTTTAAGAAAAAAAATAACTAA
- a CDS encoding CHAT domain-containing tetratricopeptide repeat protein, whose protein sequence is MKYQTPSINALELLQQAKSMLEQNELTEQVVQLLKEAADKFEAQKTWDIYLQAQIQTAIFYIKTSKFSTAETLLNEALLKTAAHLNKNTIEVGDTFNQLATCAYYQANYPIAQHFFEQALLVYQANYGENHRNTARTYSNLGNCCYAQNLLDDALSYYQKSLDIRQLVLPSNHPDFAFSYSALARCYHIDRNFKKALLYFQQALAIRIHQHGEEHLMVSYSYTDLSSCFKSLHEFAKSRECNRKALEIRQKIYKKPHPSIANCYSKIGDSYLQEGDLSSALKQYELAVEIQLGLLVENHPDLADNYAQMGKCLTVENPEKGLDYLQKALKIYQQVHGQYHKKTAMALDYIGRFYNYHQDYPQALQYFQKTIHSLCEKETQSIDFDEQTLYQTPQIDHYLSAERLTKPIVSKAKIFYQLYQQNQNLKDIRAAYEHYEQLIWLVDELKKLQGAETEQLFFSGEVANFYEDAMKIALTYYEHTNNQSVLEKVFLFAEKGKAAVLLSALQRSEAKLQSNIPPALLQKSKTLEIKLSDLEKQLKITSDAVEYQRLQNELFGVTRQYETLTNQLEADYPEYYQLKYKVKTTNISELQVALKSKQTGDSLHPTTLLLSYYVGESLVYIFEVTADSYQVHQLPKPTDLEDKILDFQDAVNLMDVEDYIETASELYELLLAPVLDKWGIPTSIPQKMIVLRHDLLDYIPFEALLIPMDEMETNGFIDLPYLIHYYEISYHYSTALLLRKIRQSKNTSIRQNSFLGFAPVSFNGKEEVELAMESHRGTSKVLRSNRAGETALQNLPNTETEVKDVYQLFQDKELDAKAFLYASASKENLIKEAANHKYLLISTHGFVEDEEAGLSGIYMAAPQDNKNYLLYTTDTYHLDLHADLVVLSSCSSGVGKLQKGEGMMAINRGFLYAGASNIIFTQFDIPDQSSSRLVKKLFEYILEGDAYTTALRKAKLHLLQEKSSSVQDWAGYLLIGV, encoded by the coding sequence ATGAAATATCAAACACCCTCGATAAATGCTCTCGAATTGCTCCAACAGGCTAAAAGTATGTTGGAGCAAAATGAGTTAACCGAACAAGTTGTGCAGTTGTTGAAGGAAGCAGCCGACAAATTTGAAGCACAAAAAACATGGGATATATATTTGCAGGCCCAAATTCAAACGGCAATTTTTTACATCAAAACCTCCAAATTTAGCACTGCCGAAACCTTACTCAATGAGGCACTGTTGAAAACTGCAGCGCATTTGAATAAGAATACGATTGAAGTAGGTGACACCTTCAATCAACTGGCAACTTGTGCTTATTACCAAGCAAACTACCCGATTGCACAACATTTTTTTGAACAAGCACTCCTTGTTTACCAAGCCAATTATGGTGAAAACCACAGAAATACAGCACGGACTTACAGCAACCTCGGCAACTGCTGTTATGCTCAAAATTTACTGGACGATGCACTGTCTTACTATCAAAAAAGCTTGGATATAAGGCAACTCGTTTTGCCCTCCAATCATCCTGATTTTGCCTTCTCTTACAGTGCTTTGGCACGATGCTACCACATAGATCGCAACTTCAAAAAAGCATTGTTGTATTTTCAACAAGCCCTTGCCATTCGGATACATCAACATGGCGAAGAACACTTGATGGTGTCTTATTCTTACACCGACCTTTCAAGTTGCTTCAAGAGCTTGCATGAATTTGCAAAGTCACGAGAATGCAATCGAAAAGCATTGGAAATCAGACAAAAAATATACAAAAAACCCCATCCAAGCATAGCCAATTGTTACTCCAAAATAGGAGACTCCTATCTACAAGAAGGTGACTTATCCAGTGCATTGAAACAGTACGAGTTAGCAGTGGAAATTCAATTGGGATTGTTGGTTGAAAATCATCCCGATTTGGCCGACAATTATGCCCAAATGGGGAAATGTCTGACAGTCGAAAATCCTGAGAAAGGTCTGGATTACCTCCAAAAAGCATTGAAAATTTACCAGCAAGTCCACGGTCAGTACCACAAAAAAACTGCAATGGCATTGGATTATATTGGGCGTTTTTACAACTACCATCAGGATTATCCGCAAGCATTGCAATATTTTCAAAAAACGATTCACAGTCTATGTGAAAAGGAAACACAATCCATAGATTTTGATGAACAAACGCTTTATCAAACACCTCAGATTGATCACTATTTATCTGCTGAAAGACTAACTAAGCCCATCGTCTCAAAGGCAAAAATCTTTTATCAACTCTACCAACAAAATCAAAACCTCAAGGACATTCGAGCAGCTTATGAACACTATGAACAATTGATTTGGTTAGTAGATGAACTCAAAAAACTACAAGGTGCCGAAACCGAACAATTGTTTTTTTCGGGAGAAGTAGCCAACTTTTACGAAGATGCGATGAAAATAGCACTGACCTACTACGAACATACGAACAATCAAAGCGTGTTGGAAAAAGTATTTTTGTTTGCAGAGAAAGGAAAAGCAGCCGTGTTATTATCCGCACTACAAAGAAGCGAGGCAAAACTGCAAAGTAACATTCCTCCTGCTTTGCTTCAAAAATCTAAAACACTGGAAATCAAACTTTCAGATTTAGAAAAACAACTTAAAATTACTTCAGATGCCGTAGAGTACCAAAGACTTCAAAACGAACTCTTCGGGGTTACTCGCCAATATGAAACCTTGACCAATCAATTAGAAGCGGATTATCCTGAGTATTACCAATTGAAGTACAAAGTCAAAACTACCAATATTAGTGAACTACAAGTGGCTTTGAAGAGCAAACAAACAGGTGATTCTTTGCATCCAACTACCCTACTTTTGTCCTATTATGTAGGTGAATCTCTGGTGTATATCTTTGAAGTAACTGCTGACAGCTACCAAGTTCACCAACTTCCAAAACCAACAGATTTGGAGGACAAGATTTTGGATTTTCAAGATGCTGTCAACCTCATGGATGTGGAAGACTATATCGAAACCGCTTCCGAATTGTATGAGTTACTGCTCGCTCCCGTTTTGGATAAATGGGGAATCCCAACTTCCATTCCCCAAAAAATGATTGTGCTGCGCCACGATTTACTGGATTATATACCTTTTGAAGCACTTTTGATACCGATGGACGAGATGGAAACAAATGGCTTTATTGATTTACCCTATTTGATTCATTACTATGAGATTAGCTACCACTATTCCACTGCATTGCTGCTCCGCAAAATCCGCCAAAGTAAAAACACTTCTATCCGCCAAAACTCCTTTTTGGGTTTTGCGCCCGTCAGCTTCAATGGCAAAGAAGAAGTAGAATTAGCTATGGAAAGTCACCGTGGCACCAGCAAGGTTTTGAGAAGCAACCGAGCAGGCGAAACGGCTCTACAAAACTTACCCAATACAGAAACAGAAGTCAAAGATGTCTATCAGCTTTTTCAGGACAAAGAACTGGATGCCAAAGCTTTTTTGTACGCCTCGGCTTCAAAAGAAAACCTCATCAAAGAAGCAGCAAACCACAAATATTTGTTGATTTCGACACACGGATTTGTAGAAGATGAAGAAGCAGGTTTGTCGGGGATTTACATGGCTGCACCTCAAGACAATAAAAATTATCTGCTCTATACTACCGACACCTATCATCTTGATCTTCATGCAGATTTAGTAGTCTTGAGCAGTTGTAGCAGTGGAGTTGGTAAATTGCAGAAAGGGGAAGGAATGATGGCTATCAACCGTGGATTTTTGTATGCAGGAGCCAGCAACATCATTTTCACCCAATTTGACATACCCGATCAAAGCAGTAGTCGATTGGTCAAAAAATTGTTTGAATACATCTTAGAAGGTGATGCCTACACCACCGCCTTGCGAAAAGCCAAACTACATTTATTGCAGGAAAAATCCAGCAGCGTACAAGATTGGGCAGGCTACCTGTTGATTGGTGTTTAG